A window of the Butyricimonas virosa genome harbors these coding sequences:
- a CDS encoding FecR family protein — protein MDNDLGISIEEKVHRIKAYLDETMTPEEEVEFQRWLDTSVANRVLLDRIRDERILLNKIRFAERNDKGKGWDNIQKKIRKSPGIFIRFMRYVAVLVTIMLIGVAVYQVVDCRKEDDNGLLARKQPMSMKGGYRAYLELVTGERLVLDSTSNVTTRIEGAVIKAENKGTVIVDEQKTDSVTESVEYNRLVIPRGGEYKIVLADGSQVWINSQSVLEFPACFVGKERRVRLQGEAYFEVSKNVEKPFIVDMGNKEIRVLGTSFNVNDYDGKFVTTLVSGKVQVFVNDKDYVLTSSMQVRVEGDDVFVEEVDVREFTAWKDGLFVFKKQKLREVMDILSRWYDVDVFYQNLELQNLHFTGTIQRHSEISGMLKFLEKTDIVKFTLNGKTLIVSK, from the coding sequence ATGGACAATGATTTAGGGATATCAATCGAGGAAAAGGTTCACCGGATAAAAGCTTATTTGGATGAAACGATGACGCCGGAAGAGGAGGTTGAGTTTCAGCGATGGTTAGATACATCCGTGGCTAATCGGGTTTTACTGGATCGGATACGGGATGAACGAATTCTGTTAAATAAGATTCGTTTTGCTGAAAGAAATGACAAAGGAAAAGGTTGGGATAATATCCAGAAAAAGATTCGAAAAAGTCCGGGTATTTTTATTCGTTTTATGCGTTATGTAGCCGTATTGGTTACTATAATGTTGATTGGAGTTGCAGTTTATCAAGTGGTAGATTGCCGAAAAGAAGATGATAACGGGTTATTGGCGCGAAAACAGCCCATGTCGATGAAGGGGGGATACCGGGCATATCTGGAGCTGGTGACCGGGGAACGTTTGGTGTTAGATAGTACAAGTAATGTGACAACCCGAATTGAGGGGGCAGTGATAAAAGCAGAAAATAAAGGAACAGTGATTGTCGATGAACAAAAAACAGATTCTGTCACGGAGAGTGTGGAATATAATCGGCTTGTGATACCCCGAGGGGGAGAATATAAGATTGTTTTGGCAGATGGAAGTCAGGTGTGGATTAATTCCCAATCGGTTTTAGAATTTCCAGCTTGTTTCGTGGGAAAAGAACGTCGGGTGAGATTACAAGGAGAGGCTTATTTTGAAGTTTCTAAAAATGTGGAGAAGCCTTTTATTGTGGATATGGGGAATAAAGAAATTAGGGTGTTAGGAACGAGTTTTAACGTGAATGATTATGATGGTAAGTTTGTAACAACGCTGGTTTCGGGAAAAGTACAAGTCTTTGTCAATGATAAGGATTATGTCCTTACTTCTTCCATGCAGGTTCGGGTAGAGGGGGATGATGTTTTTGTTGAAGAGGTGGATGTGAGGGAGTTTACGGCTTGGAAAGACGGGTTGTTTGTTTTTAAAAAGCAGAAATTACGAGAGGTGATGGATATATTGTCTCGTTGGTATGATGTTGATGTCTTTTATCAGAATTTAGAATTACAGAATTTACATTTCACGGGAACCATACAACGGCATAGTGAAATCTCTGGCATGTTGAAATTTTTGGAAAAGACAGATATAGTGAAATTCACGTTAAATGGGAAAACGTTAATAGTGTCTAAATAA
- a CDS encoding RNA polymerase sigma factor, with protein sequence MESSSGDKLVSFRNGDEGAFRYYYDLYYNALCLFGLRMLKEEEVAEDIVQDVFVNLWKAREAIESTLHLKMYLYQSMRHRCLNYIRVKKLEEDYRMEYALLKSEERFGDAVVEEEVHRVVMEEIDGLPQEQRRVILLHLEGKNNIEIAEVMEVSVNTVKTHKARARQQLKTKLQDLFVITFILGL encoded by the coding sequence ATGGAAAGCAGTAGTGGTGATAAGCTGGTGAGTTTTAGAAATGGTGATGAGGGTGCATTTCGTTATTATTACGATTTGTACTATAATGCTTTATGCTTATTTGGTCTGAGGATGTTGAAAGAGGAGGAAGTGGCGGAAGATATTGTTCAAGATGTGTTTGTTAATTTGTGGAAGGCAAGAGAAGCGATCGAGTCGACTTTACATTTGAAAATGTACCTGTACCAATCCATGCGACATCGTTGTTTGAACTATATCCGGGTGAAAAAGTTGGAGGAGGATTACCGGATGGAATATGCGCTGCTTAAGTCTGAAGAGAGATTTGGGGATGCAGTTGTAGAGGAAGAGGTTCATCGGGTAGTAATGGAAGAAATTGATGGTCTGCCGCAGGAACAACGTCGGGTGATTCTTTTGCATCTGGAAGGGAAGAATAATATTGAGATAGCAGAGGTTATGGAAGTTTCCGTGAACACGGTAAAAACGCATAAAGCTCGAGCCCGTCAGCAGTTGAAAACGAAGTTGCAGGATCTTTTCGTGATAACTTTTATTCTAGGATTATAA
- a CDS encoding DUF4261 domain-containing protein produces MEYPSIKMLMEQIRDWAEEEDYDAIIEVLPELKTPGQFYEAVLCLAYAYLNQGFYRDAEEWLRKVESQGCKSGVWNYRLAVALMHQMRLEEALPYAERAVTVEADYPWGWLVYSKLLYGGQRTEEALEAAKKGLALMPGDEEFTSLIEDISNGLSFFEVTGVEEDDGKIENGEEKAGTFCGSVLLDSTSFDVNKVMADLKSEWGIEPSDKPEDMASDDTSANESTRVFYLGETLVAISLMPARVPDGEAEYFAETNYMWPEAVEVTKTHKAHVLVAVLARGLSPVEAGKLHVKVIATCLKQPHVIGVYVSGTVFQPEFYIEVADMMKGDENALPVLDWVYFGLYQSEEGNNVYTYGMTAFGKEEMEILGSKHGLTELHGFMLEIACYVIGSDVTLHEGETLGSSEEQKLLITRSKGVSVEGMTLKIEY; encoded by the coding sequence ATGGAGTATCCAAGTATTAAGATGTTAATGGAACAGATTCGGGATTGGGCAGAAGAAGAGGATTATGATGCAATTATCGAGGTGTTGCCGGAACTGAAGACTCCCGGGCAATTTTACGAGGCAGTCTTGTGTCTTGCTTATGCTTATTTGAATCAGGGGTTTTACCGAGATGCGGAAGAGTGGTTGCGTAAAGTAGAAAGCCAAGGATGTAAAAGTGGTGTTTGGAATTATCGGTTGGCTGTGGCGTTGATGCATCAAATGCGTTTGGAAGAGGCATTGCCGTATGCTGAACGTGCGGTGACTGTGGAGGCTGATTATCCGTGGGGATGGTTAGTGTATAGCAAGTTGTTATATGGAGGTCAAAGGACAGAAGAGGCGTTAGAGGCAGCAAAGAAAGGTTTGGCTTTGATGCCTGGGGATGAGGAGTTCACCTCGTTGATCGAGGATATTTCCAACGGGTTGTCATTTTTTGAAGTTACCGGTGTGGAGGAAGACGATGGGAAGATCGAGAACGGGGAAGAGAAAGCCGGTACATTTTGCGGGTCCGTGTTGTTGGACTCTACGAGTTTCGATGTAAATAAGGTTATGGCGGATTTGAAATCGGAGTGGGGGATAGAACCATCCGATAAGCCGGAAGATATGGCGAGTGACGATACAAGTGCGAACGAATCGACCCGGGTGTTTTATCTCGGTGAGACTTTAGTGGCCATCAGTCTCATGCCGGCAAGGGTGCCGGATGGTGAGGCCGAATATTTTGCAGAGACCAATTATATGTGGCCGGAGGCCGTTGAAGTGACGAAAACGCATAAAGCTCACGTGCTGGTAGCCGTTCTTGCTCGTGGATTGTCCCCCGTAGAGGCCGGTAAGTTACACGTGAAAGTGATTGCGACTTGCTTGAAACAGCCCCATGTTATTGGCGTTTATGTTTCCGGTACCGTGTTCCAGCCGGAGTTTTACATCGAGGTGGCAGATATGATGAAGGGTGACGAGAATGCCTTGCCCGTGTTGGATTGGGTGTATTTCGGGTTATACCAGAGCGAAGAGGGGAATAACGTGTACACGTATGGGATGACAGCTTTCGGGAAAGAAGAGATGGAGATATTGGGGAGTAAGCATGGCTTGACCGAGTTGCATGGATTTATGCTTGAGATAGCCTGTTATGTTATCGGTTCGGACGTGACGTTACATGAAGGAGAAACATTAGGAAGCAGTGAGGAACAGAAATTACTGATTACCCGATCGAAAGGGGTTTCTGTGGAAGGTATGACTTTGAAGATTGAGTATTAG
- a CDS encoding response regulator transcription factor: MKILIIEDEKDLREVMTQSLEKERFVVETAADYSTALQKINDYDYDCILLDIMLPGGSGLSILEELKKLKKRESVIIVSAKDSIEDKVTGLDLGADDYLAKPFHLAELHARVKSVIRRHQTDGNTEIEIENLTVRPDDHTVFINGEELKLNRKEFDLLYYFVTNPNRLINKTTLAESVWGDNIDQADSLDFIYSQVKNLRKKMKTADAIPEIKAVYGFGYKLITTPEV, translated from the coding sequence ATGAAGATATTAATCATTGAAGACGAGAAAGACTTGCGAGAAGTGATGACCCAATCACTGGAGAAAGAACGCTTTGTCGTGGAGACAGCGGCAGACTATTCTACAGCCCTGCAAAAAATCAATGATTACGACTACGATTGTATCTTGCTGGACATCATGCTTCCCGGGGGTAGCGGGCTTTCGATTCTGGAAGAGCTGAAAAAATTAAAGAAACGGGAAAGCGTGATCATCGTGTCGGCCAAAGATTCCATTGAAGACAAGGTTACGGGACTTGACCTCGGTGCCGATGATTACCTCGCAAAACCATTCCACTTGGCAGAATTGCACGCAAGAGTGAAATCAGTGATCCGACGACACCAAACGGATGGAAACACAGAGATCGAAATTGAAAACCTGACCGTCCGTCCTGACGATCACACCGTGTTCATCAATGGGGAAGAACTGAAACTCAATCGAAAAGAATTTGACCTGCTCTACTATTTTGTCACCAACCCGAACCGATTGATCAACAAAACGACATTGGCTGAATCCGTGTGGGGTGATAACATTGATCAGGCCGATAGTCTCGATTTCATCTATTCCCAAGTAAAAAATTTACGCAAAAAGATGAAAACCGCTGACGCTATCCCGGAAATAAAAGCCGTGTACGGGTTCGGTTATAAACTAATCACAACACCGGAAGTATGA
- a CDS encoding sensor histidine kinase: protein MKLIHHTISKLSIVMIIILTFWAGFFFYSILDEILDETDDSLENYKHLIIQQVQRDTAAINNSSDLMSQYFIKEISENEAIHYKERYFDSTRFYELEYEFDPVRVLKTAFRGQDKKFYELTIMISTLEQDDMIEAILWSIVILYVTLLICILIVSEVVFRKSLTPFYKLLNWLNQFTLGGKNLPLDNPTKIKEFRRLNETILKMTRRNEEMYSQQKQFIENASHELQTPLAICRNKLELLAERPDCTEGQLEEIEDIHRNLGRIVKLNKSLLLLSRIENGQFHETKEIELNPIIQELVEDFQEIYEHKNLHVEVEENAICKVHMNESLANILITNLLKNAMIHTPNEGSITIRIQSTGITFTNSTDGSSLDQSRLFTRFYQADNKKSDSTGLGLAIVQSIVHLYHFHISYSFDGKHRFDLQF from the coding sequence ATGAAACTCATCCACCACACGATAAGCAAACTTTCGATCGTGATGATTATTATCCTCACGTTCTGGGCAGGCTTTTTCTTTTATAGCATACTGGATGAAATTCTGGACGAGACGGATGATAGTCTCGAAAACTACAAACATCTCATCATTCAACAAGTCCAAAGAGACACGGCAGCAATCAACAATAGTAGTGATTTAATGAGTCAATACTTCATCAAGGAAATATCTGAAAACGAAGCTATTCACTACAAAGAACGTTATTTTGATTCAACCCGCTTCTACGAGCTCGAATACGAGTTCGATCCCGTTCGAGTCTTAAAAACGGCTTTTCGAGGACAGGACAAAAAGTTTTACGAGTTGACCATCATGATCTCAACCTTGGAACAAGACGATATGATCGAAGCGATATTATGGTCGATCGTGATCTTGTACGTCACGCTACTTATCTGTATACTGATTGTTTCCGAGGTTGTTTTCAGGAAAAGCTTGACCCCTTTCTATAAACTATTGAATTGGCTGAACCAATTTACCCTGGGCGGGAAGAATCTCCCGTTGGATAATCCTACCAAAATAAAAGAATTCCGGCGACTAAACGAAACGATACTTAAAATGACCCGGCGAAACGAAGAGATGTATTCCCAACAGAAACAATTCATTGAAAACGCATCCCATGAACTCCAGACCCCGTTAGCTATCTGCCGGAACAAGCTGGAATTATTGGCAGAACGGCCAGATTGCACGGAAGGACAACTGGAAGAAATCGAGGACATCCACCGGAATCTGGGACGTATCGTGAAACTCAATAAATCCCTGTTACTCCTTTCCCGCATCGAGAACGGCCAATTCCACGAGACGAAGGAAATAGAACTGAACCCGATCATCCAAGAACTCGTGGAAGATTTTCAAGAAATTTACGAGCATAAAAACCTACATGTAGAAGTGGAAGAAAATGCCATTTGTAAAGTTCACATGAATGAATCATTGGCAAATATATTAATCACGAACCTGTTGAAAAACGCCATGATACACACCCCGAACGAGGGAAGTATCACTATTCGCATACAATCAACCGGAATTACCTTCACCAACAGCACGGATGGTTCCTCCTTGGATCAATCCCGCCTTTTCACTCGTTTCTATCAAGCCGACAATAAAAAAAGTGATTCTACCGGACTAGGATTGGCTATCGTTCAGAGCATCGTCCACCTCTACCATTTCCACATTTCCTACTCCTTCGATGGGAAACACCGATTCGATTTACAATTTTAA
- a CDS encoding PepSY-like domain-containing protein translates to MKTRMTIFASLLLAGFTFTSCDDNDDNYTPDEKIVNVLYEKYPNAQRVDWELQHDHYVANFYDNNIEKEAWFNTKGEWVMTESDILFENLPKAIQTAFGESEYKDWRVDDVDMLERVEMETMYVIEVEKSKQEFDLFYAEDGTLIKAVEDIDNNDYYQPNTVPEVLKNFINNNYPQATIVDIEIEKGITEIDILHDNKAKELHFNNANEWLYTTWGVKEREIQEIADKVKAANPGFHIDDIDYKESADNSKVYIFELEQGDNERQVTVDMDGNIIG, encoded by the coding sequence ATGAAAACAAGAATGACTATTTTCGCTTCTTTATTGTTAGCCGGATTTACTTTCACTAGCTGTGATGATAATGATGATAACTACACGCCGGATGAAAAAATCGTGAACGTACTATACGAGAAATATCCAAACGCACAACGTGTCGACTGGGAATTACAACACGACCACTACGTGGCTAACTTCTACGACAACAACATCGAGAAAGAAGCGTGGTTTAACACCAAAGGAGAATGGGTGATGACCGAGAGTGATATTCTGTTTGAGAATCTCCCGAAAGCCATACAAACCGCATTTGGCGAATCGGAATATAAAGACTGGAGAGTTGATGACGTGGACATGCTGGAGAGAGTTGAAATGGAAACCATGTACGTGATCGAAGTTGAAAAAAGCAAACAAGAATTCGATTTATTCTACGCGGAAGACGGAACGTTAATCAAAGCCGTAGAAGACATTGATAACAACGACTATTATCAACCTAACACGGTTCCTGAAGTCTTGAAAAACTTCATCAACAACAATTACCCACAAGCCACGATCGTGGATATTGAAATCGAAAAGGGAATTACCGAAATCGACATCCTACACGATAACAAAGCAAAAGAACTACACTTCAATAACGCTAATGAATGGTTATACACAACTTGGGGTGTTAAAGAAAGAGAGATTCAGGAAATAGCCGACAAAGTAAAAGCCGCAAATCCCGGTTTCCACATTGACGATATTGACTACAAGGAAAGTGCTGACAACAGCAAAGTTTACATATTCGAACTGGAACAAGGTGATAACGAGAGACAGGTAACAGTAGACATGGATGGAAATATTATAGGATAA
- a CDS encoding PepSY-like domain-containing protein, whose protein sequence is MKTTLVTALILLTTTFAFSSCKDSSYTPPKNVVSAFKAKYPSAKRVEWEVKNTYQVAEFHIDFTEVEAWFDNNGQWVMTESDIKYSSLPVVIRNSFESGEYGKWEVEDVDKLERSGMETIYIIEAELGEQEVALHYLENGTLVKTLMDNGRGYQPESAPQAVLQFIQQKYPQANIVEIDQDKGVLKIDIMDKQIMKEVVFNHQNQWVVTTWEIPHNNVPANVMNVLKTSSYANYRIDDIDYEERADGSLIYIFEVEQGDREFDVTIDANNLKIISAIPKN, encoded by the coding sequence ATGAAAACAACATTAGTTACCGCATTAATCCTGCTCACAACCACGTTTGCTTTTAGTAGCTGCAAAGACAGCAGCTACACTCCACCCAAAAATGTTGTGAGCGCCTTTAAAGCAAAATACCCCTCAGCCAAACGAGTAGAATGGGAAGTGAAGAACACGTATCAAGTAGCCGAATTCCATATCGACTTCACGGAAGTCGAGGCTTGGTTTGACAACAATGGCCAATGGGTGATGACAGAAAGCGACATCAAGTATAGTTCTCTCCCCGTGGTAATTCGCAACAGCTTTGAATCCGGAGAATACGGAAAATGGGAAGTAGAAGACGTTGACAAGCTGGAACGATCCGGAATGGAGACCATCTACATCATCGAAGCAGAACTCGGAGAACAAGAAGTTGCCCTGCATTATCTCGAAAATGGAACTCTGGTGAAAACCCTTATGGATAACGGCCGGGGCTATCAACCGGAGAGTGCACCACAAGCAGTTTTACAATTTATCCAGCAAAAATACCCACAAGCCAATATCGTAGAAATCGATCAAGATAAAGGGGTATTAAAAATTGATATTATGGATAAACAAATCATGAAAGAGGTAGTATTCAACCACCAGAATCAATGGGTTGTCACCACTTGGGAAATTCCACACAATAATGTACCGGCCAACGTGATGAATGTACTGAAAACTTCTTCCTACGCGAATTACCGGATTGACGACATTGATTATGAAGAAAGAGCAGACGGTTCGCTCATTTACATTTTTGAAGTTGAACAAGGGGATCGGGAATTCGATGTCACGATAGACGCAAATAATCTCAAGATTATATCTGCAATACCCAAGAATTAA
- a CDS encoding transglutaminase-like domain-containing protein, with product MRSTFILLLCCMCFACAKYPGVPEKYHALLDKALETSGTNQPELAKALESATPEMKEGVAFLISYMPERDLKTMKGDDLLSNVKLAYEARNRFAWAKSVPDSIFLNDVLPYASLNEERDQWRADFYKRFAPYVENCKTLEEAIKAVNKNIRDEVKVDYNTAREKPDQNPSESIRQGMASCSGLSILLTDALRSVGIPSRIAGTANWHDNRGNHNWCEVWLDGKWYFTEYYPNELDRSWFLADAGKADPKDRMHAIWASSFKPTGESFPLVWDLKNNDVPAINVTQRYLDIYQEVYQSQLAGGNYVPLKVMMFKDKRNMRKSDDRVAANVDIFCGKDQIGGGRTAGPTQDMNDVLEFMVEKNKVYTLNYFDKNGQWVGEEVKVKEKPVEVKLHL from the coding sequence ATGAGAAGTACATTTATCTTGTTGTTGTGTTGCATGTGCTTTGCATGTGCGAAGTATCCGGGAGTGCCGGAAAAATACCATGCTTTGTTGGACAAAGCTTTAGAAACGTCGGGAACGAATCAGCCGGAATTGGCAAAGGCTTTGGAAAGTGCTACTCCGGAAATGAAGGAGGGCGTGGCCTTTTTGATTTCTTACATGCCGGAGCGGGATTTGAAAACGATGAAAGGGGACGATTTGTTGTCGAACGTAAAATTGGCGTATGAAGCTCGTAACCGTTTTGCCTGGGCGAAGAGCGTGCCGGATTCAATTTTCTTGAATGACGTGTTGCCTTACGCTTCACTAAACGAGGAAAGAGATCAATGGCGTGCCGATTTCTACAAGAGGTTCGCTCCTTACGTGGAGAATTGTAAAACATTGGAAGAGGCAATTAAAGCCGTGAACAAGAATATCCGAGATGAAGTGAAGGTGGATTACAATACGGCTCGCGAGAAACCGGACCAGAATCCCTCGGAGTCTATTCGTCAGGGAATGGCTTCTTGTAGCGGTCTGTCTATTTTATTGACAGATGCTTTGCGATCAGTGGGTATTCCTTCCCGTATTGCCGGGACTGCCAACTGGCATGATAACCGTGGAAATCATAACTGGTGCGAGGTTTGGTTGGACGGTAAATGGTATTTTACCGAGTATTACCCGAATGAACTCGATCGTTCTTGGTTCCTCGCCGATGCCGGGAAAGCTGATCCCAAAGATCGTATGCACGCCATTTGGGCCTCTTCTTTCAAACCGACAGGGGAGAGTTTCCCGTTAGTTTGGGACCTTAAAAATAATGATGTGCCTGCTATTAATGTAACTCAACGTTATCTGGATATTTATCAAGAGGTTTATCAATCTCAGTTGGCCGGGGGAAATTACGTGCCTTTAAAGGTTATGATGTTTAAAGATAAACGTAATATGCGCAAATCTGACGATCGGGTAGCTGCCAACGTGGATATTTTCTGCGGTAAAGATCAAATTGGTGGTGGACGCACTGCAGGACCGACACAGGATATGAATGACGTGTTGGAATTTATGGTGGAAAAAAATAAAGTGTATACTTTGAATTATTTCGATAAAAACGGTCAGTGGGTTGGTGAAGAAGTGAAAGTGAAAGAAAAACCGGTAGAAGTTAAATTACATTTGTAA
- a CDS encoding dihydroorotate dehydrogenase-like protein yields MADLKTKYMGLELRSPIIAGSCGLTSDVEKMVEMEKAGVGAVVLKSIFEEQINEETSGVFKAGYGMGDAYPEAEDYIKAYIRSNTIQKYVELVRNAKSRLTIPVIASVNCFSGGEWVSFARQLEEAGADALELNVFILPVNEFKESAEVENVYFEIVKSIKSQIKIPVSVKISHYFTNLSAFVDKIKAYGANATTLFNRFYEPDININTLEMGAASVFSTAAELRTTLRWTGILAGKDKRLEISASTGVHGGEAAVKLLLAGATTVQVCSVLYEKGIHVIEDINNFIGKWMDSKAFKTIEDYRGMLSYSSIENPDLYERAQFMKYFSNKQY; encoded by the coding sequence ATGGCAGATTTGAAGACGAAATACATGGGACTGGAGTTACGGAGTCCGATTATCGCGGGAAGTTGCGGTTTAACGTCCGACGTGGAGAAGATGGTCGAGATGGAGAAAGCAGGAGTGGGAGCCGTGGTGTTGAAATCAATTTTCGAGGAACAGATTAACGAGGAGACTTCCGGTGTGTTCAAGGCCGGTTACGGGATGGGTGATGCTTACCCGGAGGCCGAGGATTATATCAAAGCGTACATTCGTTCCAACACGATACAGAAGTACGTGGAATTGGTTCGTAATGCCAAGAGTCGTTTGACGATACCCGTGATTGCCAGTGTGAACTGCTTTAGTGGTGGAGAATGGGTTTCGTTTGCCCGCCAGTTGGAAGAGGCCGGGGCGGATGCACTGGAGTTGAATGTATTTATTTTGCCGGTGAACGAGTTTAAGGAGAGTGCGGAAGTGGAAAACGTGTATTTCGAGATAGTGAAATCCATCAAGAGCCAGATAAAGATACCTGTTTCCGTTAAGATTAGTCATTATTTTACGAACCTTTCCGCTTTCGTGGATAAAATTAAGGCTTACGGGGCGAATGCAACCACATTATTCAATCGATTCTACGAGCCGGATATTAATATTAATACTTTAGAAATGGGGGCCGCTTCGGTGTTTAGCACTGCTGCCGAATTGAGGACAACTCTGAGATGGACCGGTATTTTGGCCGGGAAGGATAAGAGATTGGAGATCTCTGCTTCCACTGGCGTGCATGGTGGTGAGGCTGCCGTGAAATTATTGTTGGCAGGGGCTACGACAGTTCAGGTTTGTTCTGTCCTTTACGAGAAGGGTATTCACGTGATCGAGGATATAAATAATTTTATCGGGAAATGGATGGACTCGAAGGCTTTCAAGACGATCGAGGATTATCGGGGAATGCTTTCTTATTCGTCTATCGAGAACCCGGATCTTTATGAAAGAGCCCAGTTCATGAAATACTTTAGTAATAAACAATATTAA
- a CDS encoding YggS family pyridoxal phosphate-dependent enzyme: MSSIVENLKEIAGSLPEGVKLVAVSKTKPVEAIEEAYEAGQRVFGENRVQELAEKYEILPKDIEWHMIGHLQTNKVKYMAAFVSLIHGVESLKLLETIDKEGRKHDRVIPCLLQFYIASEETKFGLDMEEAKALLESDDYRQMKNVKIVGVMGMATNTDDEGQVRREFHHLKEIFDELKATYFAGNPEFKELSMGMSGDYRIAVEEGSTMVRVGSSIFGARNYANI; encoded by the coding sequence ATGAGCAGTATTGTAGAAAATTTGAAAGAGATTGCTGGTAGTTTGCCGGAAGGAGTAAAATTAGTTGCCGTATCGAAAACAAAGCCCGTGGAGGCGATAGAGGAAGCATACGAGGCAGGGCAGAGAGTATTCGGGGAAAACCGGGTACAGGAATTGGCGGAGAAGTACGAGATACTTCCCAAAGATATAGAATGGCATATGATCGGTCATTTACAAACTAATAAAGTGAAGTATATGGCCGCTTTTGTTTCTTTGATTCACGGTGTGGAAAGCTTGAAATTGCTGGAGACAATTGACAAGGAGGGAAGGAAACATGACCGGGTGATCCCTTGCCTGCTGCAATTTTATATAGCCAGTGAGGAAACTAAGTTCGGGTTGGATATGGAAGAGGCGAAAGCTCTCTTGGAGAGTGACGATTACAGGCAGATGAAGAACGTGAAGATCGTGGGTGTGATGGGAATGGCAACGAACACGGATGACGAAGGACAGGTCAGACGGGAATTTCATCACTTGAAAGAGATTTTTGACGAGTTGAAGGCAACTTATTTTGCGGGAAACCCGGAATTTAAGGAATTATCCATGGGAATGTCCGGAGATTACCGGATTGCCGTGGAAGAAGGAAGTACGATGGTACGTGTGGGGAGTTCCATCTTCGGGGCGAGAAATTACGCGAATATATAA
- the truA gene encoding tRNA pseudouridine(38-40) synthase TruA translates to MHRYFIELAYNGSEYNGWQIQPNAPSVQEEINKALTLLLKQEINVTGAGRTDTGVHASFFVAHFDSDVVIDHTQALTNKLNRFLGKNIAIKDIYAVQPDMHARFSAISRTYKYYINKNKNPFTYTFAYRPHPLPDIRLMNNACGLLLRYEDFTSFSKLHTDVKTNICHLMEANWEETDEQLIFTIKADRFLRNMVRAIVGTLLDVGQGRITLEQFQQIIESKDRCKAGTSVPGNALFLCDIEYPPCKL, encoded by the coding sequence ATGCACAGGTATTTTATTGAATTAGCATATAACGGAAGTGAATACAACGGTTGGCAGATACAACCCAATGCTCCCTCTGTCCAGGAAGAAATCAACAAAGCACTTACCCTCCTGCTAAAACAGGAAATCAACGTGACCGGAGCCGGACGAACAGACACGGGAGTACACGCATCGTTTTTCGTGGCCCACTTTGATAGTGATGTTGTCATAGACCACACGCAAGCCCTGACGAACAAGCTCAATCGTTTCTTGGGAAAAAACATCGCAATCAAAGATATTTACGCCGTACAGCCTGACATGCATGCTCGCTTTTCGGCTATCTCGCGTACGTACAAATATTATATCAATAAAAACAAGAATCCGTTTACTTACACGTTTGCCTACCGGCCGCATCCCTTACCGGACATCCGGTTAATGAACAATGCTTGTGGACTTCTCCTGCGTTACGAGGATTTCACCAGTTTCTCCAAACTGCACACGGATGTAAAAACGAACATCTGCCATTTGATGGAGGCTAACTGGGAAGAAACAGACGAACAACTTATATTTACCATCAAGGCCGACCGTTTTCTGCGCAACATGGTACGTGCCATCGTGGGAACATTGCTGGATGTAGGACAAGGACGTATCACGCTGGAACAATTCCAGCAGATTATCGAAAGTAAGGATCGATGCAAAGCAGGAACTTCTGTTCCCGGAAATGCTTTATTTCTTTGTGACATAGAATATCCCCCGTGTAAACTATAA